In Chryseobacterium gleum, a single genomic region encodes these proteins:
- a CDS encoding 2OG-Fe(II) oxygenase, which translates to MKDIVHKIKNTDWLQLTETMHQNGYAIIPGLLSEDDCETLKSNYDHSVLFRKTVVMARHRFGLGEYKYFNYPLPEMIQTIRTTIYPYLASIANTWFKALHIDTQFPLQHQEFLDQCHANGQQKATVLILKYGKGGFNTLHQDLYGDIYFPIQIVLMLSEPDGDFTGGEFVLTQQIPRAQSKAIVLKPKKGDVLIFTTQFKPEKGTKGYYRVNMKHGVSEVKEGNRYALGIIFHDAVN; encoded by the coding sequence ATGAAAGATATTGTTCATAAAATAAAAAATACAGACTGGCTGCAACTTACGGAAACAATGCATCAAAACGGATATGCTATTATTCCCGGGTTATTATCTGAAGATGATTGCGAAACATTAAAATCCAATTATGACCATTCTGTTCTTTTCCGCAAAACAGTTGTCATGGCCAGACACCGTTTCGGCCTCGGAGAATATAAGTATTTTAATTATCCGTTACCTGAGATGATTCAGACCATAAGAACAACTATATATCCTTATCTGGCATCAATTGCCAACACATGGTTTAAAGCATTGCATATTGATACCCAATTTCCTTTGCAGCATCAGGAATTTCTGGATCAATGTCATGCCAATGGACAGCAAAAAGCCACTGTTTTAATTCTGAAATATGGAAAAGGTGGATTTAATACGCTGCATCAGGATTTATATGGAGATATTTATTTCCCTATTCAGATCGTATTAATGCTTAGCGAACCTGACGGAGATTTTACAGGAGGTGAGTTTGTACTTACCCAGCAAATTCCAAGGGCACAGTCTAAAGCCATTGTTTTAAAGCCTAAAAAAGGAGACGTCCTTATTTTCACGACTCAGTTTAAGCCGGAAAAAGGCACAAAAGGATATTACAGGGTTAATATGAAACATGGCGTAAGTGAAGTTAAAGAAGGAAACCGCTATGCTTTGGGTATTATTTTCCATGATGCGGTCAATTAG
- a CDS encoding Ada metal-binding domain-containing protein has product MIQHSQISPEDLRSKIHSREICFGGNKQLKIYGLFSCRSGKRMKKENRVFFTDEKDALQNNYRPCGHCMREAYQQWKELIVKRKLQG; this is encoded by the coding sequence ATGATTCAACATTCTCAGATATCACCCGAAGATCTCAGAAGCAAAATCCACAGTAGGGAAATCTGTTTTGGAGGTAATAAACAATTAAAAATTTACGGATTGTTCAGTTGCCGTTCAGGAAAAAGGATGAAGAAGGAAAACAGGGTTTTCTTTACAGATGAAAAAGATGCTTTACAGAATAATTACCGTCCGTGCGGACATTGTATGAGGGAGGCATATCAACAATGGAAGGAATTAATTGTTAAGAGAAAGCTCCAGGGATGA
- a CDS encoding GLPGLI family protein produces the protein MKHIKGFKCQLARTITDTGDTFFAWFTTEIAIPDGPFRFKGLSGLILEVFNKNKTIEIYATEIKRSDEIIEPLTYYNEVKAKSKKQFLEARKSFHENPSIYNGNLKVIDSNGNDKTKIMTDRLKNTNTFLD, from the coding sequence ATGAAACATATAAAAGGTTTCAAATGCCAGCTGGCAAGAACCATAACTGATACAGGAGATACTTTTTTTGCGTGGTTTACCACTGAGATTGCTATTCCGGATGGACCATTCCGATTCAAAGGACTTTCAGGTTTAATTTTGGAGGTGTTCAATAAAAATAAAACTATCGAAATATATGCAACAGAGATTAAAAGATCAGACGAAATTATAGAGCCGTTAACCTATTATAATGAGGTTAAAGCTAAAAGTAAGAAACAGTTTTTGGAAGCAAGAAAAAGTTTTCACGAAAATCCATCAATATATAATGGCAATTTGAAAGTTATAGATTCTAATGGTAATGACAAAACTAAAATTATGACGGACCGTTTAAAAAATACAAATACTTTTCTTGATTAA
- a CDS encoding L-threonylcarbamoyladenylate synthase codes for MAKILKIYPDNPQENLVNEVIKTLNNGGLIIYPSDTVYALGCNIFDIKAMEKLAQLKKMKLEKSKFSIICNDLSHLSDFTRPIDTSVFRFLKSHLPGPFTFILEANKSLPLAYKGHKTIGIRVPDHPIPQLIVEKLGHPIASTSIKDDDEIIEYSTDPELIAEKYDHLVDIVIDSGYGDNVASTIVDLTSGEPEIIRQGKGII; via the coding sequence ATGGCAAAAATATTGAAAATTTATCCGGACAACCCACAGGAAAATCTTGTGAATGAGGTTATTAAAACATTAAACAATGGTGGGCTGATCATTTATCCTTCAGATACGGTTTATGCTTTAGGCTGTAATATTTTTGATATCAAAGCCATGGAAAAACTGGCTCAGTTGAAAAAAATGAAGCTTGAGAAGTCAAAATTCTCGATTATCTGTAATGATCTCAGCCATCTTTCCGACTTTACAAGACCTATTGACACCTCAGTTTTCAGATTTTTGAAAAGTCATCTTCCGGGTCCATTCACTTTCATTCTGGAAGCTAATAAAAGTTTGCCTTTAGCCTATAAAGGTCATAAAACCATCGGGATCCGCGTTCCTGATCACCCGATTCCGCAACTTATTGTTGAAAAGCTGGGACACCCTATTGCCTCAACTTCCATTAAGGATGATGATGAAATCATTGAGTATTCTACCGATCCTGAGCTTATTGCAGAAAAATATGATCACCTGGTAGACATTGTGATTGATTCGGGATATGGGGATAATGTAGCATCCACTATTGTTGACCTTACTTCAGGAGAACCGGAGATTATCCGTCAGGGAAAAGGAATTATTTAA
- a CDS encoding CPBP family intramembrane glutamic endopeptidase — translation MMSLTGKYAAGILLTFILLAAAMLYSNPAITLITGIRKITADHFFFSGIILWIILIIVFLYSIFIEKSSFLLKEEKKYAIGFYIKAVLSLYFICILGGSILNAFSMFIIKEKVSDKLLNLIPIFRNNYFLITFTSLTAAIVEEFLMRGYIQSRIEKIYNNPVAGIIISSVLFGILHSTYGTIAQVIGPLFIGLVFALFYKRYSNIKILIICHFMIDFIAMTGMNFIDIKHLSVF, via the coding sequence ATGATGAGTCTTACCGGGAAATATGCTGCAGGGATTTTACTTACTTTTATTCTTTTAGCTGCTGCGATGCTTTATTCTAATCCGGCGATTACTTTAATAACTGGGATAAGAAAAATTACGGCAGACCATTTTTTTTTCAGCGGAATAATATTGTGGATCATTTTGATTATTGTATTTCTATACAGTATTTTTATTGAGAAAAGTTCTTTTTTACTTAAAGAAGAGAAAAAATATGCCATAGGTTTTTATATCAAAGCTGTTCTGAGCTTATATTTTATCTGTATACTCGGCGGATCCATTCTGAATGCCTTCAGTATGTTCATTATAAAGGAAAAAGTAAGTGATAAACTTCTGAATCTTATACCTATTTTCAGAAACAACTATTTTTTAATTACTTTTACATCACTTACAGCTGCTATTGTAGAAGAATTCCTGATGCGGGGTTATATACAGTCCAGAATTGAAAAAATTTATAACAATCCGGTAGCAGGAATTATTATTTCCTCTGTTTTATTCGGGATTCTGCATAGCACTTACGGTACCATAGCCCAGGTTATCGGACCTTTATTTATCGGACTTGTCTTTGCTTTGTTTTACAAACGTTATTCAAATATTAAAATTCTGATTATCTGTCATTTTATGATTGATTTTATAGCGATGACAGGGATGAATTTTATTGACATTAAACACTTATCTGTATTTTAA
- the yaaA gene encoding peroxide stress protein YaaA, with the protein MKIITSPAKLMNVENSTNLLKTTTPKFIEDAAFIQSYLKEKSPKYLSELMEISAKLADENWERNQKWKSRPTAKESAPAMFAFTGEVYRGLDAKTLDKNAVDYLQKNYRILSGLYGLLKPSDKVMLYRLEMGRPFEFEQYKNLYEFWREKITEQLNSEMKKGELLLHLASNEYGKVIDRKKLNHTVIDFDFYELKDGKLKTIVVYTKHARGLVVRFCAETNAKTLEDVKAFNYEGYRIDEEKSTDTKLVFTR; encoded by the coding sequence ATGAAAATTATAACATCTCCGGCAAAATTGATGAACGTAGAAAATTCAACGAACCTGTTGAAAACCACTACCCCGAAATTCATTGAAGACGCTGCATTTATACAATCTTATTTAAAAGAAAAATCACCAAAATATCTTTCCGAACTGATGGAAATATCAGCTAAGCTGGCTGATGAAAACTGGGAAAGGAATCAAAAATGGAAATCCAGGCCTACCGCAAAAGAATCTGCTCCGGCCATGTTTGCTTTTACAGGAGAAGTTTACAGAGGTCTTGATGCTAAAACACTGGATAAAAATGCGGTAGATTACCTTCAGAAAAACTACAGAATCCTTTCCGGGCTTTACGGTTTACTGAAACCTTCGGATAAAGTAATGTTGTACAGGCTTGAAATGGGACGTCCGTTTGAATTTGAGCAATACAAAAACCTATATGAATTCTGGAGAGAAAAGATCACAGAACAGCTGAATTCCGAAATGAAAAAAGGAGAGCTTTTACTTCATCTTGCCAGCAATGAGTACGGAAAAGTAATCGACAGAAAAAAGCTGAACCATACAGTAATCGACTTTGATTTTTACGAGTTGAAAGATGGAAAACTCAAGACCATTGTAGTGTATACCAAACATGCAAGAGGTCTTGTAGTAAGATTTTGTGCAGAAACCAACGCCAAAACTCTGGAGGATGTAAAAGCATTCAACTATGAAGGATACAGAATTGATGAAGAAAAGTCCACAGATACAAAACTGGTTTTTACAAGATAA
- the prmC gene encoding peptide chain release factor N(5)-glutamine methyltransferase has translation MTISAFKKYFKAELSSLYTESESIFLSSLFIHQITGFDNFQQRRFSEQELLTADEEKLSHFVSELKTGRPYQQILGETEFYGMKFFVDENVLIPRPETEELLEIAIREIKNSKFKDQDIKILDIGTGSGIISLVLKKYFPEAHISSVDFSEKALNTAKRNAEYHQLEINFIHADYLNYEPGEDYDIIISNPPYIGIEEEIEIADSVKEFEPKMALFSPTADALIFYRKIAEDAKKYLSEDGLLFLEINQKLGPETLDLYHYFSNVQLLKDLSENDRFIYGRK, from the coding sequence ATGACAATTTCAGCCTTTAAAAAATATTTCAAAGCAGAACTTTCCAGCCTTTATACTGAGTCGGAAAGTATATTTTTATCGTCTTTATTCATTCACCAGATTACAGGTTTTGATAATTTCCAGCAAAGGAGATTCTCAGAACAGGAACTTTTAACAGCTGATGAAGAAAAACTTAGCCATTTTGTATCAGAACTTAAAACCGGGAGACCTTACCAGCAGATATTGGGTGAAACCGAATTTTACGGAATGAAATTTTTCGTAGATGAAAATGTACTGATTCCCCGTCCTGAAACGGAAGAACTGCTGGAAATTGCGATCAGGGAGATCAAAAATTCAAAGTTTAAGGATCAGGATATAAAGATTCTGGATATTGGAACCGGAAGCGGAATTATTTCTCTGGTCTTAAAGAAGTATTTTCCTGAAGCCCACATCTCCTCTGTTGATTTTTCTGAAAAAGCCTTGAACACTGCAAAAAGAAATGCAGAGTACCATCAGCTGGAGATCAATTTCATCCACGCCGATTATCTTAATTATGAACCGGGTGAAGACTATGATATTATCATTTCAAATCCGCCATACATCGGGATTGAAGAAGAGATTGAAATTGCAGATTCAGTAAAAGAATTTGAACCCAAAATGGCTCTTTTTTCCCCTACTGCTGATGCTTTGATCTTTTACAGGAAAATTGCAGAAGATGCTAAAAAATATTTATCAGAGGATGGACTTTTATTTTTAGAAATCAATCAGAAATTAGGTCCCGAAACGCTGGACCTGTATCATTATTTTTCTAACGTTCAATTATTAAAGGATTTATCTGAAAATGACAGGTTTATTTATGGAAGGAAATAA
- a CDS encoding serine hydrolase domain-containing protein: MKTLTWNFFIFVLLITQLVSCKQNPQDVINGYYNKGEFNGSVLIVKNGQIVCDTALGFRNFEKKLKADKNTSFYIASLSKPFTAAAIIMLEQKGLLKFDDKASQFIMLPEYAKNITVRQLLHHTSGVRDYENLFSRKGLTNQQVMNWLFDLKNLEFIPDSEFKYSNSGYIILSQIIEKVSGKSYSTFINEQIITPLKMGSTYVYEPGTVIQNRAAGYNKQKQPDDYSILTTGDGGIYSTPEDLYKFDRALRNYALINKENTNMMYSPFQLSNAKISDYGFAWFLENKNGGKSAMHTGGLNGFKALFWRDLKHNSCIIALTNQGDIFPLGNFLYDIKKTIQ, encoded by the coding sequence ATGAAAACTTTGACATGGAACTTTTTCATCTTTGTTTTACTCATTACTCAGCTGGTATCCTGCAAACAGAATCCTCAGGATGTTATAAATGGATATTACAATAAAGGAGAATTCAACGGTTCGGTTCTGATTGTGAAAAACGGCCAGATTGTCTGTGATACTGCTCTGGGATTCCGCAACTTTGAAAAAAAACTGAAGGCAGACAAAAACACTTCATTTTATATTGCATCCCTCAGTAAGCCATTCACTGCAGCAGCTATTATCATGCTGGAGCAAAAAGGTCTATTGAAATTTGATGACAAAGCTTCCCAATTCATAATGCTTCCGGAATATGCTAAAAATATTACGGTCAGACAGCTTTTGCACCATACTTCGGGAGTCAGGGATTATGAAAATCTGTTTTCTAGAAAGGGATTAACCAATCAGCAAGTAATGAACTGGCTGTTTGATCTTAAAAATCTTGAGTTCATTCCTGACAGCGAATTTAAGTACAGCAACAGCGGATACATCATTCTGTCTCAGATTATTGAAAAGGTTTCCGGAAAATCTTACAGCACATTTATCAATGAGCAGATTATTACTCCTTTAAAAATGGGTAGCACTTATGTGTATGAACCTGGTACAGTTATTCAGAACAGAGCAGCAGGATATAATAAACAAAAACAGCCTGATGATTATTCAATTTTAACAACCGGTGATGGTGGAATCTACTCTACTCCTGAAGATCTTTATAAATTTGATCGTGCTTTACGAAACTATGCCTTAATTAATAAAGAAAATACCAATATGATGTATTCTCCCTTCCAATTGTCCAATGCAAAGATCTCAGACTACGGGTTTGCATGGTTCTTAGAAAATAAAAACGGAGGAAAATCAGCAATGCATACAGGGGGCCTGAACGGCTTTAAAGCCTTATTCTGGAGAGATTTGAAGCATAACAGCTGCATTATTGCGCTTACCAATCAGGGAGATATATTTCCTTTAGGGAACTTTTTATACGACATAAAAAAAACAATACAATAA
- a CDS encoding DUF4180 domain-containing protein: MIIQPHEINNIKIAEIISDSMIIQSAQDGLDLMGNIYYQGFDKVILYEKNITPEFFDLKTKIAGEILQKFSNYRIGLAIVGDFSKYESKSIKDFIFESNKTKNVNFVGLLEEALEKLSQ, translated from the coding sequence ATGATTATTCAGCCACACGAAATCAACAATATAAAGATTGCAGAAATTATTTCCGACAGCATGATTATACAGTCTGCACAAGATGGGCTTGATCTCATGGGAAACATTTATTATCAGGGGTTTGACAAAGTAATTCTTTACGAGAAAAACATCACTCCGGAATTCTTCGATTTAAAAACAAAAATTGCGGGTGAAATCCTGCAGAAATTCTCCAACTATCGGATAGGATTAGCTATTGTTGGTGATTTCAGTAAATACGAAAGTAAAAGTATAAAGGATTTTATTTTTGAAAGTAATAAAACAAAAAATGTCAATTTTGTAGGATTATTGGAGGAGGCATTAGAAAAGCTCTCTCAATAA
- a CDS encoding lectin-like domain-containing protein, with translation MIKSTSIVQCKRFLLMLPVMIFTQNIKAQNEQGTGYPYFVNFTQGLQPQEAYKVSTSGVQNDATFTTDGLRLTRSVNNISGGVILADKIFKSDQGIKFEFEFAIYGGNTNGGDGISIFLVDGSIPKEQLNLGYFGGGLGYSFVRGGESTEGLRGAYLGIGLDEFGNFKTSFKQGERVRNGIFGVTLADGRSNVSLRAKRGNQYLSSAEPAGYNGYPLLYSIATNAAPSSSNRSAYLDTQTGKYIGIRNTNLQQFSIESGGTTIPQNENDARFRKAYITLVPNPAGGYNITLEIQHGTVKEKVIDNYYYPTSLKYTETTISNTTVRTLDTSPPATFRIGFAASTGAAKNIHLLKNLGVTRPYAAEVTDDLFAGCPGIKSTYYPLLNDAAYSSANGQNPPTLSYNNLDFNSFRFLDSNGAVIPNITGNVYTNSQGTWTYFPTTGALSFKPAAGFTGVAQIQYDIKGGGRNGTEAPYNTEEYRSLPALVQVNISSSNNCSKACVISNRNVTQKIIR, from the coding sequence ATGATAAAAAGTACCTCAATTGTACAATGCAAAAGGTTTTTGTTGATGCTTCCCGTGATGATATTCACCCAGAATATCAAGGCTCAGAATGAACAGGGAACCGGTTATCCTTATTTTGTCAATTTCACACAGGGATTACAGCCTCAGGAAGCTTATAAAGTTTCTACCAGTGGTGTTCAGAATGATGCTACCTTTACCACGGATGGTCTTAGGCTTACCCGTAGTGTAAATAATATTTCCGGAGGAGTGATATTGGCTGACAAGATATTTAAAAGTGATCAGGGTATCAAGTTCGAGTTTGAATTTGCCATTTATGGAGGAAATACTAACGGAGGAGATGGTATTTCGATATTTCTGGTAGATGGTTCCATTCCCAAAGAGCAGCTTAATCTTGGCTACTTCGGCGGAGGATTGGGATATAGTTTTGTACGTGGTGGTGAATCTACGGAAGGATTGAGAGGAGCCTACCTGGGAATTGGTCTGGATGAATTCGGGAATTTTAAAACAAGCTTTAAACAAGGAGAGCGTGTAAGAAATGGAATTTTTGGAGTAACACTGGCAGATGGAAGAAGCAATGTGTCTTTAAGGGCAAAACGCGGAAACCAATATCTGTCATCAGCTGAGCCTGCCGGATACAATGGTTATCCTCTGCTTTACAGTATTGCTACCAATGCAGCTCCTTCCAGCAGCAACAGGTCTGCTTATCTGGATACCCAGACTGGAAAGTATATCGGTATTAGAAATACGAATCTTCAGCAGTTCAGTATTGAAAGCGGCGGAACTACAATTCCTCAGAATGAAAATGATGCAAGATTCCGTAAAGCCTATATTACGTTGGTACCCAATCCTGCCGGAGGTTACAATATTACCCTGGAAATACAGCATGGAACTGTGAAAGAAAAAGTGATTGATAATTATTATTATCCGACCTCTCTTAAATATACCGAAACCACAATATCCAACACCACAGTAAGAACGCTGGATACCTCACCTCCCGCTACTTTCAGAATTGGTTTTGCGGCTTCTACCGGAGCTGCTAAAAATATACATTTATTGAAAAACCTGGGCGTGACGAGACCTTATGCAGCTGAAGTAACGGATGATTTGTTTGCAGGCTGTCCGGGAATAAAATCAACTTATTATCCTTTGCTAAATGATGCAGCTTATTCTTCAGCAAACGGTCAGAATCCGCCAACACTTTCGTATAATAATCTTGATTTTAATTCATTCCGTTTCCTGGACAGTAATGGAGCTGTGATTCCGAATATAACCGGAAATGTTTATACGAACAGTCAGGGAACGTGGACTTATTTTCCTACTACCGGAGCGCTTTCTTTCAAACCTGCCGCCGGGTTTACCGGTGTGGCTCAGATACAGTATGACATCAAAGGTGGTGGCAGAAATGGTACTGAAGCTCCTTACAATACAGAAGAATACAGGTCATTGCCTGCACTGGTACAGGTTAATATTTCAAGTTCAAATAACTGCAGTAAAGCCTGTGTTATTTCCAACAGAAATGTAACTCAGAAAATTATAAGATAA
- a CDS encoding NAD-dependent epimerase/dehydratase family protein: MKKICVTGATGLLGTNVILKLLQNGYSVIALVRKKSSWLGEENENLKLIESDLLSDVSTHLTNIDCIIHIAAETRQNLINYDEYRKVNYEMVVNLSKYAEIMEVKKFLFVSTANTLGCGETALWGSEKAPQIYPFTHSWYAQSKLAAEDYLLKNIKNTEVIIVNPTFMIGAYDSKPSSGKIIFWAWKKKVIFYPKGGKNFVHVEDAAIGIVNAIEKGRNGEKYLLANENLSYREFFRKVNRITGQKPVMIAIPDKVLNFLGLIGDGLRKLKIKTNLSSSNMKALQIRNYYNNRKSVKELGIKYQPVDKAIEDAVRYFVKNKKY; this comes from the coding sequence ATGAAAAAAATTTGCGTAACCGGAGCTACAGGGCTTCTGGGAACTAATGTTATTCTTAAATTATTACAAAATGGTTATTCTGTTATTGCTCTGGTGCGCAAGAAAAGCAGCTGGCTGGGTGAAGAAAACGAAAATCTGAAACTTATAGAATCTGATCTTTTATCCGATGTTTCAACACATCTTACCAATATTGACTGTATCATTCATATTGCCGCAGAGACACGTCAGAATCTTATCAATTATGATGAATACAGGAAAGTGAATTATGAAATGGTTGTAAATCTGTCGAAATATGCAGAGATAATGGAGGTGAAAAAGTTTTTATTTGTAAGCACGGCAAATACCTTGGGTTGCGGAGAGACAGCGCTCTGGGGAAGTGAAAAAGCACCTCAGATATATCCTTTTACCCATTCCTGGTATGCCCAAAGCAAATTGGCTGCTGAAGATTATCTTTTAAAAAATATTAAAAATACTGAGGTGATCATTGTAAATCCTACTTTTATGATCGGTGCGTATGACAGCAAGCCAAGTTCAGGTAAAATTATTTTCTGGGCCTGGAAAAAGAAAGTAATATTCTATCCGAAAGGAGGCAAGAACTTTGTACATGTGGAAGATGCTGCCATCGGAATTGTGAATGCCATTGAAAAAGGGCGGAATGGTGAAAAATACCTTTTAGCTAACGAAAATTTGAGCTACAGAGAATTTTTCAGGAAAGTAAACCGGATTACCGGTCAAAAGCCTGTTATGATAGCTATTCCAGACAAGGTGTTGAACTTTCTTGGATTAATTGGTGACGGCCTGCGAAAATTAAAAATAAAAACCAATCTCAGCTCTTCCAATATGAAGGCACTTCAGATCCGTAATTATTATAACAACCGGAAATCGGTAAAGGAACTTGGGATAAAGTATCAGCCTGTTGATAAAGCAATTGAAGATGCTGTCCGGTATTTTGTTAAGAATAAAAAGTATTGA
- a CDS encoding SDR family NAD(P)-dependent oxidoreductase yields MDTKESYAVVTGASQGLGKSFAEHLAKQKINLILVSLPHQNLKELSRELEKLYEVKVQYYETDLSVNENVMKLTEWLNQSFAIHILINNAGLGGTKKFTEASSDYINTILQVNVAATSLITHQLLPNLLKQPEAYILNVSSMAAFSPIGFKTVYPASKSFIHSFSRGLREELKDTNVFVSVVNPGAMKTNTDVCKRIEKQGFMGRLTLLNPDRVASYCIRQLFKKDSVIMVNPISWLVIKILPIWIRLPLMTQAIKREIEA; encoded by the coding sequence ATGGATACCAAAGAATCATATGCGGTAGTGACGGGAGCAAGCCAGGGACTTGGAAAATCATTTGCTGAACATCTTGCAAAACAAAAGATCAACCTTATCCTTGTAAGTCTTCCGCATCAGAATCTCAAAGAGCTTTCCCGGGAACTCGAAAAGCTCTATGAAGTAAAAGTTCAGTATTATGAAACAGATCTTTCCGTGAATGAAAATGTCATGAAACTTACCGAATGGCTCAATCAGTCTTTTGCCATTCATATCCTGATCAATAATGCCGGACTTGGCGGAACTAAAAAATTCACGGAAGCCTCTTCTGATTATATCAATACCATTTTGCAGGTAAATGTTGCGGCTACTTCTTTAATTACCCATCAGCTTCTTCCCAATCTTTTAAAACAACCCGAAGCTTACATCCTGAATGTTTCAAGTATGGCAGCATTTTCTCCGATAGGCTTTAAGACGGTATATCCGGCATCCAAAAGTTTTATCCATTCCTTTTCAAGAGGGCTGCGCGAGGAGCTTAAAGATACTAATGTCTTTGTAAGCGTTGTTAATCCGGGAGCGATGAAAACGAATACGGATGTATGCAAAAGAATAGAAAAGCAAGGCTTTATGGGAAGATTAACGCTTTTAAATCCTGATAGGGTAGCTTCTTACTGTATCCGGCAGTTATTTAAAAAAGATTCCGTAATTATGGTGAATCCAATCAGCTGGCTGGTGATAAAAATTTTACCCATATGGATCAGACTGCCATTAATGACCCAAGCAATAAAAAGAGAGATCGAAGCATGA
- a CDS encoding helix-turn-helix domain-containing protein, with amino-acid sequence MNTSELNSFIVILIYGSLVLLSLLKLANPLKVNHKANFWFGIFLFLWSTFWLDEVLFLITGSIVEFHSLFWVKFIQFFTPIVFYFSVLFYTNPSFTFKITDIKFLLLPAAFLGCLIMVKLGYETPFQYISIILILIQAFFYTLLSYITIRKHQRRIQQFSSNTEGINLNWLEYIILVMLIVNIIYIIYNLFYDPKSLNFFINTVFLLVIYWVGYYSMKQREIYPLEEKQREELISINEDSGSEEVKRKLISDEELLKIKISLQTLMEVQKPYLDSELNLIRLAEMLSVSTHHLSYVINTGFGKNFFQYVNEYRVDYAKKLLKEPDSKLSILGIAYESGFNSKTSFNTTFKKVTGQTPSEFKK; translated from the coding sequence ATGAACACATCAGAGTTAAACAGTTTCATCGTGATACTTATCTATGGTTCATTGGTTTTGCTTTCTCTGCTGAAGCTGGCTAATCCTTTGAAAGTAAACCATAAGGCTAATTTCTGGTTTGGCATATTTCTTTTTCTGTGGTCTACTTTTTGGCTCGATGAAGTTCTTTTTCTCATTACCGGCTCAATAGTAGAATTTCATTCTCTCTTTTGGGTTAAATTTATTCAGTTTTTTACACCCATTGTTTTTTACTTCAGTGTGTTGTTCTATACCAATCCTTCCTTTACCTTTAAAATCACTGATATAAAGTTTTTATTGCTTCCTGCAGCTTTTCTGGGATGTCTTATAATGGTAAAACTGGGGTATGAAACACCGTTTCAGTACATAAGTATTATTTTAATCCTGATACAGGCTTTTTTCTATACCCTGCTTTCCTATATTACCATCAGAAAACATCAAAGGAGAATCCAGCAGTTTTCCTCCAACACGGAAGGGATCAATCTGAACTGGCTGGAGTATATTATCCTGGTAATGCTTATCGTAAACATCATCTATATCATTTATAACCTGTTCTACGATCCGAAATCCCTGAATTTCTTTATCAACACTGTTTTTTTACTCGTGATCTACTGGGTAGGATACTACTCTATGAAACAAAGAGAGATTTATCCTCTGGAAGAAAAACAGAGAGAAGAACTGATCTCCATTAATGAAGATTCCGGCTCGGAAGAAGTAAAGAGAAAACTGATTTCTGATGAGGAATTGTTAAAAATTAAAATTTCCCTTCAAACTCTAATGGAAGTGCAGAAGCCTTATCTTGATAGTGAACTGAATCTCATCAGGCTGGCAGAAATGCTGTCCGTCTCTACCCATCATTTATCTTACGTCATCAATACAGGCTTCGGGAAAAATTTCTTTCAATATGTCAATGAATACAGAGTAGACTATGCCAAAAAACTTCTAAAAGAGCCGGACAGCAAATTATCCATTCTGGGAATCGCTTACGAATCCGGGTTCAATTCCAAAACCTCCTTTAATACAACCTTTAAAAAAGTAACCGGGCAAACTCCTTCTGAGTTTAAAAAATAA